The Verrucomicrobiota bacterium genome has a window encoding:
- the asnB gene encoding asparagine synthase (glutamine-hydrolyzing): MCGIAGKLYLDGQTPVESELIQRMTDIIAHRGPDGAGKHLSGPVGLGHRRLSIIDLRPTGAQPMCNEDKTVWIVFNGEIYNYLELRAELLAKGHKFTSTTDTEVIVHLYEEYGEECVTRLRGMFAFALWDERKKFLFLARDRVGIKPLYYLNTGKALLFASEIKSLLVDPTARREVNPRAIDRFLTYYYLPGNETLFKDIYKLEPGHYLTVSNGKLVDREYWDLSFQTSNHWTNIEEAVEALQKLLSRTIKDHLISDVPVGVLLSGGVDSTGVLRYAAEHADKPLNTFTVGFSGASFADERPYAKMAADKFRTIHHDLTVTAQDFRDFLPKYIWHMEEPVCEPPAISLYYVSRLARQSSVKVLLSGEGGDEAFAGYPKYRNLLVLERMKSAFGPARGLLSAGLKVAEMFTGKDNRHYRNCIHTAMPDYYYGLAATPGTPFNRQKGALYKNDFTASLGNYLSDQPTQRLFSRVDGKAPLQKMLYVDTKSWLPDDLLVKADKMTMATSVELRVPLLDHQVLEFAASLPSEFKVRGKTIKRVLRLALQESVPDEILTRKKAGFPLPYDRWLKTELREFVNDTLLAQNSALDSYFHKASVRDMLQKQQLNSSDNRNGGKAQHALDYSREIFSLLVLEMWHKEFRL; the protein is encoded by the coding sequence ATGTGCGGCATTGCAGGAAAGCTTTATTTGGACGGACAAACGCCGGTTGAATCCGAATTGATTCAGCGGATGACGGACATCATCGCCCATCGCGGCCCGGATGGTGCGGGGAAACACTTGTCCGGGCCGGTGGGTCTGGGACACCGCCGTTTGTCCATCATTGACCTGCGACCCACGGGCGCGCAGCCGATGTGCAACGAAGACAAGACCGTGTGGATCGTCTTCAATGGGGAGATTTACAATTATCTGGAGTTGCGCGCGGAATTGCTGGCCAAGGGACACAAATTTACTTCGACCACCGATACCGAGGTCATCGTCCACCTGTACGAAGAATACGGCGAAGAATGTGTGACGCGCCTGCGGGGGATGTTCGCGTTCGCCCTCTGGGACGAACGCAAAAAGTTCCTTTTCCTGGCCCGCGACCGTGTCGGCATCAAGCCGCTTTACTACCTCAACACCGGCAAGGCGCTGCTGTTCGCGTCGGAAATCAAGTCACTGCTCGTTGACCCCACCGCGCGGCGCGAAGTCAATCCGCGCGCCATTGATCGCTTTTTGACCTATTACTACCTGCCGGGCAACGAAACTCTCTTCAAAGACATCTACAAGCTTGAGCCGGGTCATTACCTGACGGTTAGCAATGGTAAGTTAGTTGACCGGGAATATTGGGACCTTTCCTTCCAAACCTCAAACCATTGGACAAACATCGAAGAAGCGGTCGAGGCCTTGCAAAAGCTGCTTTCGCGCACCATCAAGGACCACCTGATCAGCGATGTGCCGGTAGGCGTGCTGCTGAGTGGCGGCGTTGACTCCACCGGCGTGCTGCGTTACGCGGCGGAACATGCGGACAAGCCCCTCAATACTTTCACCGTCGGATTTTCCGGAGCGAGTTTTGCGGACGAACGCCCCTACGCGAAGATGGCCGCCGATAAGTTCCGCACCATTCATCATGACCTCACAGTGACGGCCCAGGATTTCCGGGATTTTCTGCCCAAGTACATCTGGCACATGGAGGAGCCGGTGTGCGAACCGCCCGCCATCAGCCTTTACTACGTATCACGCCTGGCCCGGCAATCTTCGGTCAAGGTGTTGCTTTCCGGCGAAGGCGGCGACGAGGCGTTCGCGGGTTACCCCAAATATCGGAACCTTCTCGTGTTGGAAAGAATGAAATCGGCATTCGGACCGGCGCGAGGGCTTTTGTCAGCCGGCTTGAAAGTGGCTGAAATGTTTACGGGGAAGGACAACCGGCACTACCGGAACTGCATCCACACCGCGATGCCGGATTATTACTACGGTCTGGCGGCCACGCCGGGAACGCCGTTCAACCGGCAAAAGGGTGCCCTCTACAAAAATGATTTCACCGCCTCGTTGGGAAATTACCTCTCGGATCAACCAACCCAGCGGCTTTTTTCGCGAGTGGACGGCAAGGCGCCGCTGCAAAAAATGCTGTATGTGGATACCAAGTCATGGTTGCCGGATGATCTGCTCGTCAAGGCGGACAAAATGACGATGGCTACATCGGTCGAGCTTCGCGTACCGCTACTCGATCATCAGGTGCTGGAATTTGCCGCATCGTTGCCGTCGGAGTTCAAGGTCCGCGGCAAGACCATCAAGCGGGTGCTCAGACTGGCCTTGCAGGAGTCCGTCCCGGACGAAATTCTGACGCGCAAAAAGGCCGGATTCCCATTGCCGTATGATCGCTGGCTTAAGACCGAGCTGCGCGAGTTTGTAAACGACACCCTCCTCGCACAGAACTCCGCGTTGGATTCATATTTTCACAAGGCGTCCGTGCGGGACATGCTGCAAAAGCAGCAACTGAACTCGTCCGACAACCGAAACGGCGGCAAGGCCCAGCACGCGCTGGATTATTCGCGGGAGATTTTCAGCCTGCTCGTGCTTGAGATGTGGCACAAAGAATTTCGCCTTTAG
- a CDS encoding glycosyltransferase family 2 protein: MDLSIIIVNWNSRDHLRKCLASVLAEARDLTYEIIVIDAASFDGSEDMVRKEFPQVNFILSRENLGFSKSNNRAFEASSGEYLLFLNPDTEVVGPAIQALHSLTKSLPDAGAVGCKLLNTDGTLQTSCVQAFPTILNQLLSAEALRRLAPRARLWGMRAIFENGGKPSPVEMISGACLLMRRAVFEQIGRFSTDYFMYAEDADLCYKARKLGLTNYYFGEAAVVHHGGGSTQQARSNFSNIMMMESILQFLRKWRGGFYGLCYRLVLSVAALIRVALLLILSPILLFQSDATRWRASCSKWFAVFNWGLGLSRWTKQYRKLDSPRSAAC, translated from the coding sequence ATGGATCTCTCAATCATCATCGTTAATTGGAATTCAAGAGACCACCTCCGGAAGTGCCTGGCTTCGGTGTTGGCGGAGGCGCGCGATCTAACGTACGAGATCATCGTCATTGATGCCGCGTCGTTCGACGGCAGCGAAGACATGGTGCGCAAGGAATTCCCGCAGGTAAACTTCATCCTGAGCCGGGAAAATCTCGGCTTCTCCAAATCGAACAATCGGGCTTTCGAGGCTTCCAGCGGTGAATATCTGTTATTTCTAAATCCCGATACGGAAGTGGTCGGCCCGGCGATCCAGGCGCTACATTCACTCACAAAAAGTCTGCCCGATGCGGGGGCCGTCGGGTGCAAACTATTGAATACTGACGGAACGCTTCAGACCAGTTGCGTGCAGGCGTTTCCCACGATCCTCAATCAACTCCTGAGTGCCGAGGCGCTGCGCCGGTTGGCACCGCGCGCCCGGCTGTGGGGTATGCGCGCCATCTTCGAAAACGGCGGGAAACCTTCGCCGGTGGAAATGATTTCGGGTGCTTGCCTGCTGATGCGCCGCGCTGTTTTTGAGCAGATCGGGCGCTTCAGCACGGATTACTTCATGTACGCCGAAGACGCGGACCTTTGCTACAAAGCCCGCAAGTTGGGTTTGACGAACTATTATTTCGGCGAGGCGGCGGTCGTCCATCACGGAGGCGGAAGCACTCAGCAGGCGCGCAGCAATTTCTCGAATATCATGATGATGGAATCCATCCTGCAGTTCCTCCGGAAATGGCGCGGTGGCTTCTACGGCTTGTGTTACCGGCTGGTTTTGAGCGTGGCGGCGTTGATCCGGGTGGCCTTGCTGTTGATTCTGTCACCCATCTTGCTGTTCCAAAGCGACGCAACCCGGTGGCGGGCATCCTGCAGCAAGTGGTTTGCGGTCTTTAACTGGGGACTTGGTTTGTCGCGTTGGACAAAACAATACCGGAAACTTGATAGTCCACGGTCAGCGGCTTGTTGA
- the asnB gene encoding asparagine synthase (glutamine-hydrolyzing), whose amino-acid sequence MCGISGIFDLSGNPINPGLLERMTSIIHHRGPDGDGRYVDREVGLGHRRLSIIDVGGGAQPIGNEDGKLQIVFNGEIYNFIELREELEEFGHIFKTKSDTEVILHAYEQWGADCVKRFNGMFAFAIWDARKREVFLGRDHLGIKPLYYVQIGNRLLFSSEIKALLQDPECPREVDLEALAELFTFRCVPSPQTLFKRIFKLPPGHLMRATRNGLQISRFWNWVPGQRKQASEGALMEEYQTLLEDAVRLQLRSDVPLGLFLSSGVDSGVLLAIMSQYASGPVQTFTIGFEEGEKTNEIDDAREVARRFGADHYSMTVTPENYVHYYERYMMDLEEPVGHEAAPAFHFVSNITSKHVKVALTGQGADEPWAGYDRHKGVKLSGIYSRLPKFVTNDLAHLIGKTPGRMERLKRGLTSLAEPDMLTRFTKIYSFFNADMKAQLYKGVLKQQFDADPYGPRHALARLQSDVQGLDPLTQMLYIDTRANLPDDLLMVGDKTAMANSLEVRVPFLDYRLVEFIESLPTHLKLKGFTGKYLHKKACEKWLSKKVVHRKKKGFANPVEKWFRVRMRSFVEDCLLGPDSSMGRYFDQNFIRRILELDREGKEQYRRHIYLLVSLELWHRTFMRPQPFAAS is encoded by the coding sequence ATGTGTGGCATAAGCGGCATATTTGACCTGTCCGGCAACCCGATCAATCCGGGTCTGTTGGAACGGATGACCTCGATCATCCACCATCGCGGCCCTGATGGTGACGGGCGTTATGTGGATCGCGAAGTCGGCCTAGGGCATCGCCGGCTGAGCATCATTGACGTGGGCGGCGGGGCTCAACCAATCGGAAACGAGGATGGCAAACTGCAAATTGTCTTCAACGGCGAGATTTACAATTTCATCGAGCTGCGCGAGGAATTGGAGGAGTTCGGACACATATTCAAAACCAAGTCGGACACCGAAGTGATCCTTCATGCTTACGAGCAGTGGGGCGCTGATTGTGTCAAACGCTTCAACGGAATGTTCGCCTTTGCCATCTGGGACGCACGCAAGCGGGAGGTTTTTCTGGGGCGGGATCATCTCGGCATCAAGCCGCTGTATTACGTTCAGATTGGTAACCGCCTGCTGTTTTCATCTGAAATCAAGGCGCTGTTGCAGGACCCGGAATGCCCGCGTGAAGTTGATCTGGAGGCGTTGGCCGAACTTTTTACGTTCCGCTGTGTGCCTTCGCCCCAGACACTGTTCAAGCGCATTTTCAAGTTACCGCCCGGCCATCTCATGCGGGCCACGCGGAATGGGCTTCAGATCAGCCGCTTTTGGAACTGGGTGCCGGGGCAGCGCAAGCAAGCGAGCGAAGGCGCACTGATGGAGGAATACCAGACGCTGCTCGAGGATGCCGTCCGCCTGCAATTGCGCAGCGATGTGCCGCTGGGATTGTTTCTCAGTTCTGGCGTGGATTCCGGGGTGTTGCTCGCCATCATGAGCCAATACGCGTCCGGTCCAGTGCAGACCTTCACCATCGGTTTCGAGGAAGGCGAAAAGACCAATGAGATTGATGATGCCCGCGAGGTGGCGCGCCGGTTCGGTGCGGACCACTACAGCATGACGGTGACGCCGGAGAATTACGTTCATTACTACGAGCGTTACATGATGGACCTCGAAGAACCCGTCGGCCATGAGGCGGCCCCCGCGTTTCACTTCGTCTCCAACATCACGAGCAAACACGTGAAAGTAGCGTTGACGGGTCAGGGCGCAGATGAACCGTGGGCGGGTTACGATCGTCACAAAGGGGTGAAGCTCTCGGGCATTTACAGCCGCCTGCCAAAATTCGTCACGAACGATCTCGCCCATCTCATCGGCAAAACGCCGGGCCGAATGGAGCGTCTAAAACGCGGCCTGACCTCGCTGGCCGAGCCGGACATGCTCACGCGGTTCACGAAAATCTACTCCTTCTTCAACGCGGACATGAAGGCACAGCTTTACAAAGGCGTTTTGAAGCAGCAATTCGATGCCGACCCTTACGGCCCGCGGCACGCCTTGGCGCGGCTGCAATCCGATGTTCAGGGTCTCGATCCGCTAACGCAGATGCTTTACATCGACACACGCGCCAATCTCCCGGACGACCTGTTGATGGTCGGCGACAAGACCGCCATGGCCAACTCGCTGGAAGTGCGCGTGCCCTTCCTGGATTATCGCCTGGTTGAATTCATCGAAAGTCTGCCTACGCATCTAAAGTTGAAGGGGTTCACCGGCAAATATCTGCACAAGAAAGCGTGCGAAAAATGGCTCTCCAAGAAAGTGGTTCACCGGAAAAAGAAGGGCTTTGCCAACCCCGTCGAAAAATGGTTTCGGGTCCGAATGCGATCGTTCGTCGAAGACTGCCTGCTTGGACCGGATTCCTCGATGGGCCGCTATTTCGACCAAAACTTCATCCGGCGGATTCTGGAACTGGATCGCGAAGGCAAGGAGCAGTACCGGCGGCACATCTACCTGCTCGTGTCGCTGGAGTTATGGCATCGCACCTTCATGCGCCCGCAACCGTTCGCCGCATCCTGA